From a region of the Citricoccus muralis genome:
- a CDS encoding universal stress protein produces MTGSQEQDNTPSTQDAATTHGIVVGVDGSEQSVSAAKWAAREAELRGLPLTLVTAYTMPVFAASALEAGYGVPDDTMIRDGAMQVLQGVVNQLGQLEVPLVHRVEMGDAAGVLVDYSANANLLVAGSRGRGGFFGRLLGSVASALPAHAKCPVVIVPKGEHASRAAAGVPVIVGVDGSEQGRIAALAAALEAEVRQSPLRVVIAMPPISGAVAWLPATVDEQSLVGEMRERLEAGIDWLKSEFPSLEITSDIVDGVPVDVMVNESKTARLTVVGTRGHGGFTGALLGSTSQGVISHAHGPVMVVPYLKDSRLAHRASFGPTFS; encoded by the coding sequence ATGACCGGTTCGCAGGAACAGGACAACACCCCGAGCACCCAGGACGCCGCCACCACGCACGGCATCGTGGTGGGTGTGGACGGTTCCGAGCAATCCGTCTCGGCCGCCAAGTGGGCCGCCCGGGAGGCCGAGCTGCGCGGGTTGCCGCTGACCCTCGTCACCGCCTACACGATGCCTGTGTTCGCGGCCTCCGCCCTCGAGGCCGGCTACGGCGTCCCGGATGACACGATGATCCGTGACGGCGCCATGCAGGTGCTGCAGGGCGTGGTCAACCAGCTCGGCCAGCTCGAGGTGCCGCTCGTGCACCGCGTGGAGATGGGGGACGCCGCCGGTGTCCTCGTCGACTACTCCGCCAACGCCAACCTGCTGGTGGCCGGCAGTCGCGGACGCGGTGGGTTCTTCGGCCGGTTGCTCGGGTCCGTCGCCTCCGCCCTGCCCGCCCACGCCAAGTGCCCCGTGGTGATCGTCCCCAAGGGTGAGCACGCCTCCCGCGCCGCAGCCGGGGTGCCGGTCATCGTGGGTGTGGACGGCTCCGAGCAGGGCCGGATCGCGGCCCTCGCCGCCGCGCTCGAGGCCGAGGTCCGGCAGTCCCCGCTGCGCGTGGTGATCGCCATGCCGCCGATCTCCGGGGCCGTCGCCTGGCTGCCCGCCACCGTGGACGAGCAGTCCCTGGTCGGAGAGATGCGAGAGCGGCTCGAAGCCGGCATCGACTGGCTGAAGTCGGAGTTCCCCTCCCTCGAGATCACCTCGGACATCGTGGACGGTGTCCCCGTGGACGTCATGGTCAACGAGTCCAAGACGGCCCGGCTGACCGTGGTCGGCACCCGCGGCCACGGCGGCTTCACCGGTGCCCTGCTGGGCTCGACCTCCCAGGGCGTCATCTCCCACGCCCACGGGCCCGTCATGGTGGTCCCCTACCTCAAGGACAGCCGCCTGGCCCACCGCGCCAGCTTCGGACCCACCTTCTCCTGA
- a CDS encoding GNAT family N-acetyltransferase yields MTRRGHGAAGTRYYVRDAAPADLEAVLSLKARAWREAYGHLRDESFFAAAEATLDRQVEHWRGLMAKGQVLWMAEDARGRCVGLAAAGSVQDPHDPQNPQDADLPQTQLSALYVLAEAQGSGVADALLERAIGDSPCQLWVVEDNVRAQSFYRRHGFAAEGEPVPLDGPWAGLTQQLMVRRGA; encoded by the coding sequence GTGACCCGGCGAGGACACGGTGCCGCCGGCACCCGCTATTACGTTCGCGACGCCGCCCCGGCGGACCTCGAGGCGGTGCTCTCCCTGAAGGCCCGGGCCTGGCGGGAGGCCTACGGGCACCTGCGGGACGAGTCGTTCTTCGCTGCGGCGGAGGCCACCCTGGACCGCCAGGTCGAGCACTGGCGCGGGCTGATGGCGAAGGGGCAGGTCCTCTGGATGGCAGAGGACGCCCGGGGACGCTGCGTGGGCCTCGCCGCGGCCGGCTCCGTCCAGGACCCGCACGACCCGCAGAACCCGCAGGATGCCGATCTGCCGCAGACCCAGCTCTCCGCGCTGTACGTGCTGGCGGAGGCCCAGGGCAGCGGCGTGGCCGACGCCCTGCTGGAGCGGGCGATCGGCGACAGTCCGTGCCAGCTGTGGGTGGTCGAGGACAACGTCCGCGCCCAGTCCTTCTACCGGCGGCACGGCTTCGCCGCCGAGGGGGAGCCTGTTCCCCTGGACGGGCCCTGGGCCGGGCTGACGCAACAGCTCATGGTGCGCCGTGGCGCGTGA
- a CDS encoding thiamine-binding protein encodes MIIAFSVSPSGNPRPDGPAAQSQPGDGSVHDAVAAAVKVVRGSGLPHRTSSMFTEIEGEWDEVMGVVKAAVEAVAPYGSRISLVLKADIRPGHTGELDGKLERLEAALKDQ; translated from the coding sequence ATGATCATCGCCTTCTCTGTCTCCCCCTCCGGCAACCCCCGTCCCGATGGCCCGGCCGCCCAGAGCCAGCCCGGGGACGGTTCCGTACACGACGCCGTGGCTGCGGCCGTGAAGGTGGTCCGCGGCTCCGGCCTGCCCCACCGCACCTCCTCGATGTTCACGGAGATCGAGGGTGAATGGGATGAGGTCATGGGCGTGGTCAAGGCTGCCGTCGAGGCCGTGGCCCCCTACGGGTCCCGCATCTCCCTGGTCCTCAAGGCAGACATCCGTCCCGGCCACACCGGCGAGCTGGACGGCAAGCTCGAACGGCTGGAAGCAGCACTGAAGGACCAGTGA
- a CDS encoding spermidine synthase produces the protein MARDRGSKAGKAKAGAKRAQAGVKDHRSERGRRGAAAPTIEPGVFPIDAGTAEILRDPFTDGAWLLKLNGAESSQINPETPLDLGFEYMRWMAAVVMHRWEPDAGLRILHLGGAGCTLARWAAVWFPNARQTAVELDAGLAALARERFALPRAPQLRIRVAEAGEVLAGAHEGSRDVIIRDVFAGATPKDQFTPGHLLGVEAARAAARVVGDGIYLVNHGGGPDLTAARQEAATLREAFSTVAALADPQMLKGRRRGNIVFAASNGPLTGGGTRRDALVRHLLSDPLPTRLVEPLDDFTAGARYCEEPLLGF, from the coding sequence GTGGCGCGTGACCGCGGCTCGAAGGCCGGCAAGGCCAAAGCCGGTGCGAAGAGAGCCCAGGCCGGCGTGAAGGACCACCGCAGCGAGCGTGGCCGCCGCGGGGCCGCCGCGCCCACCATCGAGCCCGGGGTCTTCCCCATCGACGCCGGCACCGCCGAGATCCTGCGCGACCCGTTCACGGACGGCGCCTGGCTGCTCAAGCTCAACGGGGCGGAGTCCTCCCAGATCAATCCGGAGACCCCGCTGGACCTGGGCTTCGAGTACATGCGGTGGATGGCCGCCGTCGTGATGCACCGGTGGGAACCGGATGCCGGGCTGCGGATCCTGCACCTCGGTGGGGCCGGGTGCACCCTGGCCCGTTGGGCTGCGGTGTGGTTCCCGAACGCCCGGCAGACCGCCGTCGAGCTCGACGCCGGCCTGGCCGCCCTGGCACGGGAGCGCTTCGCCCTGCCCCGCGCCCCGCAGCTGCGCATTCGGGTGGCGGAAGCGGGAGAGGTGCTGGCCGGGGCGCATGAGGGCAGCCGGGACGTGATCATCCGGGACGTGTTCGCCGGGGCCACGCCGAAGGACCAGTTCACGCCCGGGCACCTGCTCGGAGTGGAGGCTGCCCGGGCCGCGGCGCGCGTGGTGGGGGACGGAATCTACCTCGTCAACCACGGCGGCGGCCCGGACCTGACGGCGGCCCGGCAGGAGGCGGCGACCCTCCGGGAGGCGTTCTCCACGGTCGCCGCGCTGGCCGATCCGCAGATGCTCAAGGGCCGGCGCCGGGGCAACATCGTGTTCGCGGCGAGCAACGGGCCGTTGACCGGCGGCGGCACCCGCCGGGACGCCCTCGTGCGCCACCTGCTGTCCGACCCCCTGCCCACGCGCCTGGTGGAACCCCTCGATGACTTCACGGCGGGGGCCAGGTACTGTGAGGAACCGTTGCTGGGGTTCTAA